A part of Paenibacillus sp. IHBB 10380 genomic DNA contains:
- a CDS encoding ABC transporter ATP-binding protein, whose protein sequence is MFKMAVFLKPYKKEVIIGPFFKLLEAIFELLLPTIVALIINNGIGMRDTSYVFKMGGLMLFLSILGFGCSMICQYYAARASQGFGTTLRNKIFSHVSSLSYAEMDKYGTPSLINRITNDVNHLQVAVAMLIRLVIRAPFICIGAIIMSMILDFQLSLILLAATPIFGIILYFIITRTSPLYRSYQKKLDKMALLLSENFSGVRVIRAFAKRRQEKQRFNESSEDLTGMAIHVGRISALLNPMTTLVVNAAIIAILWVGGIHINDGRLSQGEIIAFINYITQILLALIVVSNLVIVFTKASSSAARINEVLATTTSISDTGNAVIPMIETLGSVPAIQFNNVSFGYNVTGEVALADISVEIYRGETVGVIGSTGSGKSTFVNLIPRFYDATEGHILIAGVNVRDYSLSQLRKKIGIVPQRALLFTGTIADNIRWGNEYATDEDILQAATIAQADEFITKLPEGIHTLVSRGGRNLSGGQKQRLTIARAVAAKSEILILDDSSSALDFATDAALRRALKENRGEMTVIMVSQRVSTVQQADKIIVFEEGRIAGIGTHDELMESSEVYKEVYLSQLSSEESGK, encoded by the coding sequence GTGTTCAAGATGGCTGTATTTCTCAAGCCGTATAAAAAAGAAGTCATTATCGGTCCTTTCTTTAAGCTACTTGAGGCGATATTTGAGTTACTATTACCAACCATAGTTGCTCTGATCATCAATAATGGGATAGGGATGCGGGACACTTCGTATGTATTCAAGATGGGTGGGTTGATGCTGTTCTTATCCATTCTAGGATTCGGTTGTTCTATGATCTGTCAATATTATGCAGCACGTGCCTCACAAGGCTTCGGGACTACGCTAAGAAATAAGATATTCAGCCATGTCTCCTCACTGTCGTATGCAGAGATGGATAAGTATGGTACACCTTCGCTTATTAATCGAATTACGAATGACGTTAATCACCTTCAAGTGGCTGTTGCGATGTTAATTCGTCTTGTGATTCGTGCACCGTTCATCTGTATTGGTGCAATTATTATGTCTATGATATTGGATTTTCAGTTGTCGCTGATTTTATTGGCAGCTACACCGATCTTTGGAATCATTCTATATTTTATTATTACACGGACATCGCCACTATATCGAAGCTATCAGAAGAAACTCGATAAAATGGCACTGCTCTTGAGTGAGAATTTCTCAGGTGTACGGGTTATTCGTGCCTTTGCAAAGCGTAGACAGGAGAAGCAACGTTTCAATGAATCCTCTGAGGATTTAACGGGGATGGCGATTCATGTAGGTCGGATCTCGGCACTATTGAACCCAATGACCACGCTGGTAGTGAATGCTGCGATTATTGCAATTCTATGGGTTGGTGGTATTCATATTAATGACGGTAGGCTCTCACAGGGTGAGATCATCGCTTTTATTAACTATATTACTCAAATTTTACTAGCACTGATTGTCGTTTCCAATCTAGTCATTGTTTTTACTAAAGCCTCGTCCTCGGCCGCTCGGATTAACGAAGTACTAGCGACGACAACGTCTATTTCCGATACTGGGAATGCTGTAATTCCAATGATAGAAACACTGGGCTCGGTTCCTGCCATTCAATTTAATAACGTTTCCTTTGGGTATAACGTGACGGGGGAGGTAGCACTTGCTGATATTTCCGTTGAGATTTATCGTGGCGAGACGGTTGGGGTTATCGGCAGCACAGGGTCGGGGAAATCAACGTTTGTGAATCTGATTCCTAGATTCTATGACGCCACGGAAGGTCACATATTAATCGCTGGAGTGAATGTTAGAGATTACTCGTTGAGCCAGTTACGCAAGAAGATTGGGATCGTTCCGCAGAGAGCTTTGTTGTTTACCGGTACGATTGCGGATAATATCCGCTGGGGTAATGAATATGCAACGGATGAAGATATTCTACAGGCGGCTACAATTGCGCAAGCAGATGAATTTATTACAAAACTTCCAGAAGGTATTCATACATTAGTGTCCAGAGGTGGTCGTAATTTATCAGGTGGGCAGAAGCAACGATTGACGATTGCTCGTGCCGTCGCAGCGAAGTCAGAAATTCTTATTCTAGATGATTCTTCTAGCGCTTTGGACTTCGCGACGGACGCCGCTTTAAGACGTGCTCTGAAGGAGAACCGTGGTGAGATGACTGTGATCATGGTATCTCAGCGGGTCAGTACAGTTCAACAAGCAGATAAAATTATTGTATTTGAAGAAGGTCGGATAGCGGGTATTGGTACGCATGATGAGTTGATGGAGAGCTCAGAGGTATATAAGGAAGTCTACCTATCCCAGCTTTCAAGTGAGGAGTCGGGCAAATGA
- the mscL gene encoding large conductance mechanosensitive channel protein MscL has product MWKEFKAFALKGNVMDLAIAVIIGAAFGKIVTSLVNDLLMPLIGLLLNDTDLSGLEQPFGSAVFKYGAFLQTVLDFFIVAFSIFLFIKVLSRFKRKEEVKPTEPPAPSKEEQLLTEIRDLLKQQQGQA; this is encoded by the coding sequence ATGTGGAAAGAATTTAAAGCATTCGCGCTAAAAGGAAATGTGATGGATCTTGCGATTGCAGTCATCATCGGAGCAGCCTTCGGCAAAATTGTAACCTCTCTGGTTAATGACCTTCTGATGCCGCTAATTGGCTTGCTTCTAAATGATACGGATTTGTCTGGATTAGAACAACCATTCGGCAGTGCCGTGTTCAAATACGGTGCGTTCCTACAAACGGTTCTTGATTTCTTCATTGTTGCTTTCTCCATCTTCCTGTTTATTAAAGTACTGAGCAGATTCAAGCGCAAAGAAGAAGTTAAACCGACTGAGCCTCCTGCACCTTCTAAAGAAGAGCAGTTGCTTACCGAAATACGAGACTTGCTTAAACAACAACAAGGTCAAGCTTGA
- a CDS encoding ABC transporter ATP-binding protein, with protein sequence MNNKDTWKRLLRYASRYHSTTLWAVLSAILSVIASLIGPLLIGRAVDHMVGAGAVNFSALGLLLIGLAIVYALGSLFGWLLIYLTNRIAYQTVYEMRRQLFDQMNILPLQYHDSHPQGDSISRFVNDMDAVSDGMIQGFSTLITGIVTIVGAIVFMLYISPMMTLVTLISAPISFYVARFITTRSQSLFREQAEIVGGLNGYVEEMIGGQKVVQAFQYEERSFTHFAERNEALYHAGVKSQFLGSLSNPATRLVNNMTFSVIAMIGSVAVILGTITVGELSSFLIFSNLFAKPFTEITGVLTQLQAATASAQRIFSVLDLTPEQPDTEQALQLKQSKGTITFDKVRFAYDPERPLITNFSLEVKPGTRIAIVGQTGAGKTTLVNLLMRFYDVDGGSISIDGVNINDMTRDSLRQNFGMVLQETWLYGASIRDNIAYGKSGATDEEVIAAAKAANAHSFIKRLPEGYDTLITGAGGGGNLSQGQEQLLTIARVMLVDPPMLILDEATSSIDTRTEIRIQKAFQKMIVGRTSFVIAHRLSTIREADLILYMKNGDIVESGSHEQLLESGGHYAGLYNSQFTTA encoded by the coding sequence ATGAACAACAAGGACACATGGAAGAGACTCTTGCGGTATGCTAGTCGATATCACAGCACAACCCTTTGGGCAGTGCTGTCTGCGATTCTTAGTGTGATCGCAAGCTTAATCGGGCCACTTCTTATTGGTAGGGCAGTCGATCATATGGTGGGAGCAGGCGCTGTGAATTTCAGCGCGTTAGGGTTGCTTTTGATTGGGCTTGCGATTGTATACGCGCTGGGTAGCCTTTTTGGTTGGTTACTGATCTATTTAACGAATCGTATCGCCTATCAGACAGTGTATGAGATGCGCCGTCAGCTGTTCGATCAAATGAACATTTTACCACTGCAATATCACGATTCTCATCCCCAGGGCGATAGCATCAGCCGATTCGTTAATGATATGGATGCTGTCTCTGATGGGATGATTCAAGGATTTTCTACGCTAATTACGGGTATAGTCACGATTGTTGGAGCTATCGTATTTATGTTATACATCAGTCCGATGATGACATTGGTTACGCTCATTTCAGCCCCAATTTCGTTCTATGTGGCACGGTTTATTACTACACGGTCACAGTCATTGTTTCGTGAGCAGGCTGAAATTGTTGGCGGATTGAATGGTTATGTGGAAGAAATGATTGGTGGGCAGAAGGTCGTGCAAGCTTTTCAATATGAAGAGCGTTCGTTCACACACTTTGCTGAACGTAATGAGGCACTGTATCATGCGGGTGTGAAGTCTCAGTTCTTAGGTTCATTATCCAATCCAGCAACACGTCTAGTTAATAATATGACATTCTCTGTTATCGCTATGATTGGTAGTGTAGCTGTTATTCTTGGTACCATAACGGTGGGTGAACTTTCGAGCTTTCTGATATTCTCTAACTTATTCGCTAAGCCATTTACTGAAATTACAGGTGTATTAACGCAGCTTCAAGCAGCAACAGCATCTGCACAACGTATTTTCTCTGTTCTAGACTTGACGCCTGAACAACCGGACACTGAGCAAGCGTTACAGTTGAAGCAAAGTAAAGGAACTATTACCTTTGATAAGGTGAGGTTCGCATACGATCCTGAGCGTCCACTAATCACTAATTTCAGCTTAGAAGTGAAGCCTGGAACACGGATTGCTATCGTAGGTCAGACGGGGGCAGGTAAAACAACATTGGTTAATCTACTTATGCGATTCTATGATGTTGATGGAGGTAGCATTTCCATTGATGGAGTCAATATCAACGATATGACACGTGATAGCTTAAGACAGAATTTCGGTATGGTATTACAGGAAACTTGGTTATATGGGGCTAGTATCCGGGATAATATTGCATACGGTAAATCGGGTGCTACCGATGAAGAGGTGATTGCAGCAGCCAAAGCAGCTAATGCACATAGTTTCATTAAACGATTGCCTGAAGGTTATGATACGCTTATTACTGGCGCTGGAGGCGGAGGAAACTTATCGCAGGGACAGGAGCAGCTTCTTACGATTGCACGTGTCATGCTAGTGGATCCACCTATGCTAATTCTTGATGAGGCAACGAGCAGCATTGACACTCGGACAGAAATTCGGATTCAGAAAGCTTTCCAGAAAATGATTGTGGGTAGAACGAGTTTTGTTATTGCCCATAGGTTATCTACGATCCGGGAAGCTGATTTAATTCTATATATGAAGAATGGTGACATCGTCGAGAGTGGTAGTCATGAACAGCTGTTAGAGAGCGGCGGGCATTATGCAGGACTTTATAATAGCCAGTTCACTACGGCGTAG
- a CDS encoding cache domain-containing sensor histidine kinase, whose protein sequence is MNLRYKLFAAFWGLIIIPLFTLGMIMFFVTYNSIEKKYSQQSEYSLKAISYSIASVFEDMNNVTDNGIATSVFHMALNAEDPSKQDLTDAEQLNLNASQRNFRSLLYNHPSISYAFLYNFNGKGNSEIVSLFNKENFQPLTYDKFKESSLYHEVMALNGLPKWVAPHEYPGLTGSDPVFTQIRLVKELSFFQNIGILVVQIKNWEFESIFRNLKIGDDSQKISFMLVNDQGMILFDSDKKLDGKVFQTLTTNEISFKKGFQSFKTEFEGEKSIVSMYHLKDYPWSLVSVTSWESLSREVAIFARWFVIVILICFLAALIFNIFFMNRITGGIAVIVRFMRRVEDGDLSSRMEEKGNDELTLLAKGFNDLMDKINTLFNRIQLEQRHKNQAEMRVLQAQIKPHFLFNTLESINVLAVQNEGRKVSQMVYRLASILRISIQDRDEITLEEEIKHLHDYLDIQKFRFEDLFDYTIDIPEELNGCGILKLTLQPLVENSIQHGFEGIDYKGQLTISGWEEQGNLILRIEDNGIGMSSSQLSMFQYMISDNTEQYHVDEGQSESSVHLERRGLGVRSVADRIRIEYGFRYGIFICSSQDNGTIIQCVIPKYVQGEDHNAKSIIG, encoded by the coding sequence ATGAATTTACGTTATAAATTGTTTGCGGCATTTTGGGGCCTGATTATCATCCCGTTGTTTACTCTTGGAATGATTATGTTTTTTGTTACTTATAATTCTATTGAGAAGAAATACAGCCAACAGTCGGAGTATTCGCTCAAAGCAATCAGCTACAGCATTGCGAGTGTGTTTGAAGATATGAACAATGTGACAGACAACGGGATTGCGACCTCTGTATTTCATATGGCACTTAATGCAGAGGATCCTTCAAAGCAGGATCTCACCGATGCTGAGCAACTGAATTTGAATGCCAGTCAACGCAATTTCCGCAGTCTGCTCTACAATCATCCTTCGATCAGTTACGCCTTTCTGTACAACTTTAATGGAAAAGGAAACTCGGAAATTGTATCCCTTTTCAATAAGGAGAATTTCCAACCTCTCACCTATGATAAGTTTAAAGAAAGCAGTCTGTATCATGAAGTCATGGCTCTTAACGGTTTGCCAAAGTGGGTGGCTCCTCATGAATATCCAGGGCTGACAGGTAGTGACCCTGTTTTCACACAAATCCGGCTCGTAAAGGAGTTAAGCTTCTTTCAGAATATTGGTATTCTCGTTGTGCAAATCAAGAATTGGGAGTTCGAATCGATATTTCGCAACTTGAAAATTGGTGATGATAGCCAAAAGATTTCATTTATGCTCGTGAATGATCAGGGAATGATTTTGTTCGATTCAGACAAAAAGCTAGATGGTAAAGTCTTCCAGACATTAACAACAAATGAAATATCCTTCAAAAAAGGCTTTCAGAGTTTCAAAACAGAGTTTGAAGGAGAAAAAAGCATTGTCTCTATGTACCATCTAAAGGACTATCCATGGAGTCTTGTATCTGTAACGTCGTGGGAATCATTGTCCCGGGAAGTTGCGATTTTTGCCAGATGGTTCGTTATTGTTATTTTAATCTGTTTTTTGGCAGCACTGATTTTTAATATCTTCTTTATGAACCGGATTACAGGCGGGATAGCCGTTATTGTTCGTTTTATGCGCCGCGTGGAGGATGGGGATTTAAGTAGCCGAATGGAAGAGAAGGGTAACGATGAACTCACATTGTTGGCCAAGGGTTTCAATGATCTTATGGATAAAATCAATACTCTGTTTAATCGGATTCAATTGGAACAGCGGCATAAAAATCAGGCGGAAATGCGTGTTCTACAGGCCCAGATTAAGCCACACTTTTTATTCAATACTTTGGAATCAATCAACGTATTGGCTGTGCAGAACGAGGGACGTAAGGTGAGCCAAATGGTATATAGACTCGCCAGTATTTTACGGATTAGCATTCAAGATAGAGATGAAATCACGCTGGAGGAAGAAATTAAACACCTTCACGATTATCTCGACATTCAGAAGTTTCGTTTTGAGGATTTGTTCGACTACACAATTGATATTCCAGAGGAACTTAATGGCTGCGGAATTCTGAAGCTTACACTTCAGCCGCTTGTGGAGAACAGTATTCAGCATGGCTTTGAGGGCATTGATTACAAAGGTCAGTTGACTATTAGTGGCTGGGAGGAGCAGGGAAACCTAATCCTGAGGATTGAAGATAACGGCATTGGAATGAGCTCGTCTCAGCTGTCCATGTTTCAATATATGATTAGTGATAATACAGAACAGTATCACGTAGATGAAGGTCAAAGCGAAAGCTCGGTTCATCTGGAGCGCAGAGGCCTTGGAGTCCGAAGTGTAGCTGATCGTATTCGTATTGAGTATGGCTTCAGATATGGAATATTTATTTGCTCCAGCCAGGATAACGGAACAATTATTCAATGCGTCATACCTAAATACGTGCAGGGGGAAGATCATAATGCTAAAAGTATTATTGGTTGA
- a CDS encoding response regulator transcription factor: MIRIVIAEDQRMLLGALASLLDLEEDMMVVGRASNGEEAVKLVHLHKPDICIMDIEMPIKSGLDVAEELKGFGCRVMILTTFARTGYFERALKAGANGYLLKDSPSEELATSIRSIMAGRRIFASELVDEAYGEENPLTVREKEVLALIADGMNTKEIASKLFITTGTVRNYISVILDKLGVSNRIEAITRFKEKGWFR; encoded by the coding sequence ATGATTCGTATTGTGATTGCAGAGGACCAACGGATGCTCCTTGGCGCTCTTGCTTCCCTGCTTGATTTGGAAGAGGATATGATGGTTGTGGGAAGAGCAAGCAACGGCGAGGAAGCAGTGAAGCTGGTTCATTTGCATAAACCAGATATTTGTATTATGGACATTGAGATGCCGATCAAGAGTGGGTTGGATGTAGCTGAGGAATTAAAGGGATTTGGCTGTAGAGTGATGATACTTACTACTTTTGCTAGAACGGGATATTTTGAGCGAGCGCTTAAGGCTGGAGCTAACGGTTATTTATTAAAAGATAGCCCTAGTGAAGAGCTGGCTACCTCGATTCGTAGTATTATGGCGGGGAGAAGAATCTTCGCATCGGAACTGGTGGATGAGGCATATGGTGAAGAGAATCCTCTGACAGTGCGGGAGAAGGAAGTACTTGCACTGATTGCCGATGGTATGAATACGAAGGAAATTGCTAGTAAGTTATTTATAACAACAGGTACCGTCCGCAATTATATTTCCGTCATTCTTGATAAACTGGGCGTCAGTAACCGAATTGAAGCCATTACTCGTTTCAAGGAGAAGGGCTGGTTCAGGTAA
- a CDS encoding fatty acid desaturase, with translation MAQPTVSNMKKNIAPFEQIDTKASIRQLINTVVPLVVLWYLAYLSLSVSYWLTLPITIIASGFVIRTFIIFHDCCHQAFFKSRLANEIIGTITGVVALVPYQQWKNTHSIHHATSSNLDKRGTGDMWVLTVDEYAESSKWRRLAYRIYRNPLVLFGAGPIFIFLFSYRFNRKAAKRKERMGTYITNVSLVTLYAVLCWAIGWQAFVMIQIPIFFVSAMLGIWLFYVQHQFEHSYFEHDEEWSYVNAAVEGSSYYKLPKLLQWITGNIGFHHVHHLSPKVPNYNLEKAHNASPPLQKATTITLSSSLKSLNFRLWDENSKTFVSFKSIKHLLKKRDSVAETIKVPRPTVEGE, from the coding sequence ATGGCTCAGCCCACCGTATCCAATATGAAAAAAAATATTGCCCCTTTTGAACAAATCGATACAAAGGCAAGTATCAGACAGCTTATAAACACTGTGGTGCCTTTAGTGGTGCTATGGTATCTTGCGTATTTGAGTCTATCTGTATCGTATTGGCTTACACTTCCTATTACTATTATCGCTTCCGGGTTTGTGATCCGGACATTTATTATATTTCATGATTGTTGTCACCAGGCTTTCTTCAAGAGCCGTCTCGCGAATGAAATTATAGGCACGATTACTGGTGTCGTTGCCCTTGTTCCGTATCAGCAGTGGAAGAATACTCATTCCATTCATCATGCAACGAGCAGTAACCTTGATAAAAGAGGAACAGGAGATATGTGGGTTCTAACCGTAGATGAATATGCAGAGTCTTCCAAATGGCGTCGACTTGCTTATCGGATATATCGGAATCCATTGGTATTGTTCGGTGCGGGACCGATCTTCATTTTCTTATTTTCTTATCGTTTTAATCGTAAGGCTGCAAAACGCAAGGAGAGAATGGGTACATACATTACGAATGTATCTCTTGTGACTCTCTATGCGGTATTATGCTGGGCCATCGGATGGCAGGCATTTGTGATGATCCAAATACCCATCTTTTTCGTTTCGGCGATGCTAGGAATTTGGTTGTTCTATGTACAACATCAGTTTGAGCACTCTTACTTTGAACACGATGAAGAGTGGAGTTACGTCAATGCTGCGGTTGAGGGAAGCTCTTATTATAAGTTACCTAAGCTATTACAATGGATAACTGGAAATATCGGTTTCCATCATGTTCATCACTTAAGCCCGAAAGTGCCTAACTATAACTTGGAGAAAGCACATAATGCCTCACCTCCTCTACAGAAAGCGACGACGATTACCCTCAGCTCTAGTCTGAAGTCATTGAACTTCCGTCTATGGGATGAGAATAGCAAGACATTTGTTTCTTTTAAAAGTATTAAGCACCTACTCAAAAAGCGTGATTCAGTTGCAGAAACGATCAAAGTTCCTCGGCCAACCGTTGAAGGTGAATAA
- a CDS encoding sensor histidine kinase: MQKWYQILHKNTGLSPYIWVVFYILPFYFIFHSSATYQVVLGSVMIIVFFICYVLSFVSKGWPVYFWTSIQMLISITMSLLFGYVYFSLFLAFFIGNIKNRAGFLTLYIVHLVTTIVTINFGFVTRNTVVITQLPFVLVSLFGVILLPVTNYNRNKSDKLQEQLEDANKRISELVKLEERQRIARDLHDTLGQKLSLIGLKSDLAGKLITKNPGQAQIEINDVRQTARTALKEVREMVTQMRGTRLPDELFRIRQILKAAEIDFTFEGDTNLTNTSLMNENVISMCLKEAVTNIVKHSSASTCSIVIEPTRSELVVKLKDDGVGLADESIYSRGNGLRGMRERLEFVNGSMEITSDMGTMIIIRVPNVLKPVEMEAGI; encoded by the coding sequence ATGCAGAAGTGGTATCAGATTTTGCATAAGAATACGGGGCTTAGCCCGTATATATGGGTCGTATTTTATATCCTCCCTTTTTACTTCATATTTCATTCTTCTGCTACGTACCAAGTGGTTCTAGGTAGCGTTATGATCATTGTATTCTTTATTTGCTACGTACTTTCCTTTGTATCTAAGGGGTGGCCAGTATACTTTTGGACGAGTATACAGATGTTGATATCAATTACAATGAGCTTACTGTTCGGTTATGTATACTTCTCACTCTTTTTAGCGTTTTTTATTGGTAACATTAAGAATCGGGCAGGATTTCTTACATTGTATATCGTTCATCTTGTAACTACGATTGTGACGATTAATTTTGGTTTTGTAACTCGAAATACGGTAGTGATTACACAGCTTCCATTTGTTCTTGTAAGTTTGTTTGGTGTTATTCTTCTTCCAGTCACTAATTATAATCGGAACAAGAGCGATAAACTACAGGAACAGCTAGAGGATGCTAATAAGAGAATTTCTGAACTAGTGAAGCTAGAGGAGCGACAAAGAATTGCCCGTGATCTGCACGATACTCTGGGACAGAAGCTTTCACTCATTGGTTTGAAGAGCGACTTGGCCGGCAAACTAATAACGAAGAATCCAGGCCAAGCTCAGATTGAGATCAATGATGTTCGTCAGACTGCGAGGACGGCGCTCAAGGAAGTCCGGGAAATGGTTACTCAGATGCGTGGGACAAGACTCCCAGACGAGTTGTTTCGAATTAGACAGATACTAAAGGCTGCAGAAATCGACTTCACTTTCGAGGGAGACACGAATTTGACCAATACCTCCTTGATGAATGAGAACGTGATTAGCATGTGCCTAAAGGAAGCTGTAACCAATATAGTGAAACATAGCAGTGCATCGACTTGTTCGATCGTCATTGAGCCCACACGAAGTGAGCTAGTTGTGAAATTGAAAGATGATGGTGTCGGTTTAGCCGATGAATCCATATATTCTAGAGGAAATGGATTACGTGGAATGAGAGAGCGGCTTGAGTTCGTGAATGGAAGTATGGAAATCACTTCAGATATGGGAACAATGATTATAATTAGAGTGCCGAATGTTCTCAAACCAGTGGAAATGGAGGCGGGGATATGA
- a CDS encoding response regulator transcription factor, whose protein sequence is MLKVLLVDDEAPILNNLKKVLPWKEMGMSVTGMARSGMEALRIAEEERPDLVLCDIRMPVMNGLTFVKKLREMGLNSEVLLITGYQDFDYAREAIRLGVKDYICKPIHYEELGNKIRDIGVQIRSKQFKDKLYTSIPLFQEVPTLESDNIKKTTEQLMNTAVQYITERLNLDIGIEEVAHMLGISCSYFCLLFKNRFNMTFVEYVTLQRMEIARFMLANSDKSITTIGFGVGYQERRYFTKVFQKQNGMSPKEYREKCGRIVTNEDANAINVLGLTESNEEDKQVVE, encoded by the coding sequence ATGCTAAAAGTATTATTGGTTGACGATGAGGCACCTATTCTTAACAATTTGAAGAAAGTACTTCCGTGGAAAGAAATGGGAATGAGTGTTACCGGTATGGCACGAAGCGGTATGGAGGCTCTTCGTATTGCAGAAGAAGAACGTCCTGATCTCGTGCTCTGTGATATTCGTATGCCTGTGATGAACGGATTAACTTTCGTTAAGAAACTACGTGAGATGGGCCTTAATAGCGAGGTATTACTTATTACCGGTTATCAGGATTTTGATTACGCACGAGAGGCTATACGTCTTGGTGTTAAGGATTACATATGTAAGCCGATTCATTACGAGGAACTGGGAAACAAGATTCGTGATATTGGCGTCCAGATTCGAAGTAAGCAATTTAAAGATAAATTGTATACCAGTATTCCATTATTTCAAGAAGTACCTACCTTAGAGAGTGACAATATCAAGAAAACAACTGAACAGCTGATGAACACAGCTGTTCAGTATATAACAGAACGTCTAAATTTGGATATTGGTATTGAAGAGGTAGCCCATATGCTGGGTATCAGTTGTAGCTACTTCTGTCTCCTGTTCAAGAATCGTTTTAACATGACATTTGTTGAATATGTAACACTTCAACGGATGGAAATAGCTAGATTCATGCTGGCCAACAGCGATAAGAGCATTACGACAATCGGCTTCGGTGTAGGTTATCAGGAACGGCGTTATTTTACAAAGGTGTTCCAAAAGCAGAACGGCATGTCGCCAAAAGAATATAGAGAAAAATGTGGAAGAATTGTTACAAATGAAGATGCAAACGCTATCAATGTATTAGGATTGACAGAATCAAATGAAGAGGATAAACAAGTAGTAGAGTAA
- a CDS encoding CYTH domain-containing protein: MSLEIERKFLLPEVPHDLIKQEILSIRSEQRIEQTYLALDDNQELRVRKIVDIPSGHVEFTHTFKVGNGLSREEIEYNISESIYKQIVQAFRAIPLTKTRITATWGDTVIEIDCYDQIEMTVVEVEFNSLEDAKAFVAPEWFGQDISADKQYSNKKVWRELQSN, from the coding sequence ATGTCTTTGGAAATTGAACGGAAATTTTTACTGCCGGAAGTACCTCATGATCTCATTAAGCAGGAGATATTGAGTATACGTTCTGAACAACGAATCGAACAGACGTACCTTGCGCTAGATGATAATCAAGAATTGAGAGTACGGAAAATTGTAGATATTCCTTCAGGTCATGTGGAGTTCACACATACATTTAAAGTGGGAAATGGGCTTAGCCGTGAAGAAATTGAATATAATATTTCGGAAAGTATCTATAAGCAAATTGTTCAAGCCTTTCGGGCGATTCCATTAACCAAAACTAGAATAACAGCAACGTGGGGAGATACCGTTATTGAAATAGATTGTTATGATCAGATCGAGATGACAGTAGTGGAAGTTGAATTTAATTCACTAGAGGACGCCAAGGCCTTCGTAGCACCAGAGTGGTTCGGTCAAGATATTAGTGCGGATAAGCAATATAGTAATAAGAAGGTATGGAGAGAGCTTCAAAGTAACTAG